In Pseudomonadota bacterium, one DNA window encodes the following:
- a CDS encoding peptidase M50, with translation MITDGTRGAVAGRGALPAGDPTTTLTAAWHAAAGLRPRLREHVEIHRHRYRGERWYVLQDHASGKFSRFTAPAYYLIALMDGERTLAEIWEEAREAFGEEAPTQEQLMSLLTQLHGSDVLLTDEVPDAGELARRSGRLLRQQRLARFRTPLAIRVPLIDPERLLTRLAGVARWLFSWPGLCLWLAVVLSAALQVGVRWDALTGNLADRVLSPSNLIMLLFVFPVVKVLHEIGHGLAVKRWGGEVHEMGVMLLVFVPVPYVDASASSALRSRWQRMVVGAAGMIVEVFIAAVAFHLWVQAEEGVVRAIAFNVMFIAGVSTVLFNGNPLLRFDGYYILMDALEIPNLGSRANRQIGYLVRRHFLRQEGVRPVTRDAGEGVWLVTYGVLAFAYRLFVMTMIVLFIAGQYFMFGVLLALWVLANALVLPMLKHTSTLLFDPSLIGQRGAAIGRTGVAMLIVCAAVLVVPLPEHTTAQGVVLPPDEAVLYATGGGVVDEVIAEVASTVGEGDVLLRLSDPVLEAQVRAYEAEVREAQARLLAARASDRVLAASVTERLELARSRLDDARTRLAGLTIRAHRGGRFLLAQAPSDMPGSYVQRGDALGWILTRPPRRVRAAVPMERADRVSNDSRSVEVLITSKRSTPQVGTLIREVPAATFQLPAAALGREGGGPFALDPTAQQPGTTVQPLFEIDVDLSEPVAYERLGQRAYLKFRHPWSPLIQRWSRQLRQLFLRRFDL, from the coding sequence ATGATCACCGACGGCACACGGGGGGCCGTCGCCGGCCGCGGTGCTCTGCCGGCAGGTGATCCCACCACCACGCTCACCGCGGCGTGGCACGCCGCGGCGGGCCTGCGACCGCGCCTGCGCGAGCACGTCGAGATCCATCGTCACCGCTATCGCGGTGAGCGTTGGTACGTGCTCCAGGATCACGCGAGCGGGAAGTTCTCCCGCTTTACCGCGCCGGCCTACTACCTCATCGCCCTGATGGATGGCGAGCGCACGCTGGCGGAGATCTGGGAGGAGGCTCGCGAGGCCTTTGGCGAGGAAGCGCCGACCCAGGAGCAACTGATGAGTCTGCTGACGCAGTTGCACGGCAGCGATGTCTTGCTCACCGACGAAGTGCCCGATGCCGGGGAGTTGGCGCGTCGTAGCGGACGCCTCCTGCGCCAGCAGCGCCTCGCCCGCTTTCGCACGCCGCTTGCGATTCGCGTGCCGCTGATCGATCCGGAACGGCTGCTCACGCGCCTGGCTGGCGTCGCACGCTGGTTGTTCTCCTGGCCGGGCCTGTGCCTGTGGCTGGCCGTAGTGTTGTCGGCTGCGCTGCAGGTAGGTGTGCGCTGGGATGCGCTCACCGGCAACCTGGCAGACCGCGTGCTCAGCCCCAGCAACCTGATCATGCTGCTGTTCGTCTTCCCCGTGGTGAAGGTGCTGCACGAGATCGGCCACGGGCTGGCGGTGAAGCGCTGGGGTGGGGAAGTGCACGAGATGGGGGTGATGTTGCTGGTGTTCGTGCCGGTGCCCTACGTCGATGCCTCGGCGAGTTCCGCCCTGCGCAGCCGCTGGCAGCGCATGGTGGTGGGGGCGGCGGGGATGATCGTCGAGGTGTTCATCGCCGCCGTGGCCTTTCACTTGTGGGTGCAGGCGGAGGAGGGGGTAGTGCGTGCCATCGCCTTCAACGTGATGTTCATCGCCGGGGTATCCACCGTGCTGTTCAACGGCAATCCCCTGCTGCGCTTCGACGGCTACTACATCCTCATGGACGCGCTGGAGATCCCCAACCTCGGCTCGCGCGCCAACCGCCAGATCGGCTATCTCGTGCGCCGCCACTTCCTGCGCCAGGAGGGCGTACGCCCGGTCACTCGCGATGCGGGGGAGGGTGTCTGGCTGGTGACCTACGGTGTGCTGGCCTTCGCCTACCGACTGTTTGTCATGACCATGATCGTCCTGTTCATCGCCGGGCAGTACTTTATGTTCGGTGTGTTGCTGGCGCTGTGGGTGCTGGCCAACGCTCTGGTGCTGCCGATGCTCAAACACACCTCGACCCTGCTCTTCGACCCCTCGCTGATCGGTCAGCGGGGCGCTGCCATCGGCCGTACCGGCGTGGCGATGCTGATCGTCTGTGCAGCGGTACTGGTGGTGCCTCTGCCGGAGCATACGACGGCGCAAGGGGTGGTGCTGCCGCCGGACGAGGCCGTGCTCTACGCCACCGGCGGTGGCGTGGTGGATGAGGTGATCGCCGAGGTGGCGAGCACCGTAGGGGAAGGGGATGTGCTGCTCCGTCTGAGTGATCCCGTGTTGGAAGCGCAGGTGCGCGCCTACGAGGCTGAGGTGCGTGAAGCGCAGGCGCGCCTGCTCGCGGCCCGGGCGAGTGACCGGGTGCTCGCCGCCTCGGTCACCGAACGGCTGGAGCTCGCCCGATCGCGGCTTGACGACGCGCGCACCCGCCTGGCGGGCCTGACGATCCGAGCGCATCGTGGGGGACGCTTCCTACTGGCCCAGGCGCCGTCGGATATGCCTGGCAGCTACGTGCAGCGGGGAGATGCATTGGGCTGGATCCTCACCAGGCCGCCCCGGCGGGTGCGTGCTGCCGTGCCCATGGAGCGCGCGGACCGCGTCAGCAATGACTCCCGATCGGTAGAGGTCCTCATTACCTCGAAGCGCTCGACACCTCAGGTAGGCACACTGATTCGTGAGGTACCCGCAGCCACCTTCCAGTTGCCGGCGGCGGCCCTCGGCCGCGAGGGCGGAGGACCCTTCGCGCTGGATCCAACTGCCCAGCAGCCCGGCACCACCGTGCAGCCCCTGTTCGAGATCGATGTGGACCTGAGCGAACCGGTCGCCTACGAGCGCCTCGGGCAGCGGGCCTACCTGAAGTTCCGCCATCCCTGGAGTCCGTTGATCCAGCGCTGGTCGCGTCAGCTGCGTCAGCTGTTCCTGCGCCGCTTCGATCTGTGA
- a CDS encoding HlyD family efflux transporter periplasmic adaptor subunit, whose translation MDSLPPDEPRWRALGNATDMPGAASAWLALQSDHLGDVIDAVVVIREADGMLTRVASVPERGSTPQALRDLLERAVAERAGQVNAGGECTDAAAPLLWAGELIGAVAFRLRRRGEASHSLVRELRWGSGWLLARLVQLSADGYRRRSEEAAEVAETLAAVHAADSMSDSARSLATRLAARLRCDRVSVGRYLRGRSRLQVVSHMAIEPKRMNLVRSIEQLMDETIDQGTSVLAPAAIEEVPPLIRREHQRHLREHDVDTALTVVLPNGAGDEPPWGALCLERGADTPFTPEESEAVERIALLSGPVLAVRERDERWIGSKLGAACVHQLQRLIGPGHLGLKASMLMLTMLIAAAWWVRGDFRVTADARLQGQITRTVAAPIDGFLREAPVRAGDRVNRGDLLGQLDERDLRLERLAQTSRRSQLALQLQDAQARGERAEASVLAAQIEQVEAEVALLDEQISRMRIAAPFDGLVISGDLTQSLGASVARGQVLFEITPLEGYRVQIDVDDKDIEHLAIGQQGELVLASLPNQRFDIEVVRLTPSSKAQDGRNVFTVEAQVTANDERLRPGMAGIAKVSIGERRVVWLWSRTFIDWLALTYWRLAP comes from the coding sequence CTGGCGCGCCCTCGGTAACGCCACAGACATGCCTGGCGCCGCGTCCGCGTGGCTCGCCCTTCAGAGCGATCACCTCGGCGATGTCATCGACGCGGTCGTCGTCATCCGTGAGGCGGACGGCATGCTCACACGCGTCGCCTCCGTGCCCGAGCGCGGCAGCACGCCGCAAGCGCTGCGTGACCTGCTCGAACGTGCCGTCGCCGAGCGAGCCGGGCAGGTGAACGCGGGCGGCGAGTGCACCGATGCCGCCGCCCCCTTGCTCTGGGCGGGCGAGCTGATCGGAGCGGTGGCCTTCCGCCTGCGCAGGCGGGGCGAGGCATCGCACTCGCTCGTACGTGAGCTGCGCTGGGGCAGCGGTTGGCTGCTGGCGCGGCTGGTGCAGCTGTCGGCGGACGGGTATCGCCGGCGAAGCGAAGAGGCCGCCGAGGTCGCTGAGACGCTCGCCGCCGTGCATGCCGCGGACTCGATGAGCGATAGCGCTCGCTCGCTGGCGACGCGCCTCGCAGCACGTCTGCGCTGTGATCGGGTGTCCGTAGGGCGTTACCTGCGCGGCCGTTCCCGCCTGCAGGTGGTGTCTCACATGGCGATCGAACCGAAGCGCATGAACCTCGTGCGCAGCATTGAGCAATTGATGGACGAGACCATCGATCAGGGCACGAGTGTGCTGGCGCCCGCGGCCATCGAAGAAGTCCCGCCGCTGATTCGCCGCGAGCACCAGCGGCATCTGCGCGAACACGATGTGGATACCGCCCTGACCGTCGTGTTGCCGAACGGCGCGGGCGATGAGCCGCCCTGGGGTGCGCTCTGCCTGGAGCGAGGGGCGGATACCCCGTTCACCCCTGAGGAGAGCGAGGCCGTAGAGAGGATCGCGCTCCTCAGCGGACCGGTGCTGGCAGTGCGGGAACGTGACGAGCGCTGGATCGGCAGCAAGCTCGGGGCAGCCTGTGTGCATCAGCTGCAGCGGCTCATCGGACCTGGCCATCTCGGCCTCAAGGCCAGCATGCTCATGCTTACGATGTTGATCGCTGCCGCCTGGTGGGTGCGCGGAGACTTCCGCGTGACCGCTGACGCCCGGCTGCAGGGGCAAATCACCCGCACGGTGGCGGCGCCGATCGACGGCTTCCTGCGTGAGGCGCCGGTGCGTGCGGGCGATCGTGTCAATCGCGGCGATCTCCTCGGCCAGTTAGACGAGCGCGATCTGCGCCTCGAGCGCCTCGCGCAGACAAGCCGCCGTTCCCAGCTGGCCCTGCAACTGCAGGACGCCCAGGCGCGTGGTGAGCGCGCGGAGGCGAGCGTGCTTGCGGCGCAGATAGAACAGGTGGAAGCGGAGGTCGCCTTGCTCGATGAGCAGATATCGCGTATGCGCATCGCGGCCCCCTTCGATGGCCTGGTGATCAGCGGTGACCTAACGCAGTCGCTCGGTGCGTCGGTCGCCCGGGGGCAGGTGCTGTTCGAGATCACTCCCCTGGAAGGCTATCGGGTGCAGATCGACGTTGACGACAAGGACATCGAGCACCTGGCGATCGGTCAGCAGGGGGAGCTCGTGCTCGCCTCCCTGCCCAATCAGCGCTTCGATATTGAAGTGGTAAGGCTTACCCCGTCGTCCAAGGCGCAGGACGGGCGCAACGTCTTTACGGTCGAGGCACAGGTGACAGCGAACGACGAACGCCTTCGCCCGGGAATGGCGGGAATAGCTAAAGTGTCGATCGGCGAGCGCAGGGTGGTGTGGCTGTGGAGCCGCACCTTCATCGATTGGCTCGCCCTCACCTACTGGCGTCTGGCCCCATGA